TCAAAACGTACCAGTCCACATCCATGGAGGCTTACCAGGTATGCAACATCTAGGTACAAATAAGTCTTTTAGCTTTTATATgcacaattataaaatatttttcatatcttGACACTCTCAAAATTACatcctttttttgtttagatcAGTAAGTTGTGGCCCCAAAGGAAGGGTACAACCTTAAAATTGCTATGCTTAATACAAAATTGTATGAGTAACAAAAACATAACACTGATATGCAACGATTGGTTGAGGCTCATTAGATTAACAACATACAGATTAGCAATAACTATGCTTAGCTTGTTGTATCcaagtcataattttttttcacatgttcaaGGGTGATAAGTTAATATCGAAATGTACCAGTGAGTGATTGGAAGCAATGGAGATCAAACGTATCGGCTTCGAGAAGCTCAATGCCCGAACAACCTGCAACTGGTGATAACTGCTGAGAGATTGCGTGCATCGAGTGCCATAAACTCGCAACCCGCAAGCTATCATTTGTGTCCATCCTTCCAGCAGACCCATAATCCTAAttgtcaaacacacacacagatttCATCAGACAATCCCTATTTCCAATTAACAATATCCACTCTTttctatgaaaaataaaacaaatttccAGGAAATATCCATTAGTACTACCGATCCAGGATCCTATTATGCCCcaggaaaaaaaaggggggaaaaaagaaagattttgtatatttttataccttcacacacatacacacacacacaagtaacaagttttattataaaaataaagaacaccaGGTACACTGGATTTATGCTAGATGTTTATCACATCTAAAGCTTTAAAAGTACAATGATCAAGAAACTAATATAAGTTTGAGAAAGAGGTACTCCACGAGGCTTATTATGCCTTGACATATATAAACAGGATCAATCTACAACTAGTGTAACTCTTTACAAGTGTAATTCTATTGGAAAATCGGAATTTATCCGGGAAAGGAAATAAATAGCCACTCATTCATCAGACCCATGAtccaaattttctatttttcttaaaaaaaataaagctaaaCATTTCGAATATGCAAATTACtaacactgtttttttttttttttccatggtaaatcgaaaaaaaaatgaaatgtacaACATACCCATCTGTTAGATTTCGAGTTGCAAAGTCCTACAAGTGAAAAAGCCAAGTCTTTCTCAGTCCCCAAATTCCATTtggcttgttttgtttttcccaCATATTCTCAGCCACCAAACATAGCATATACAACCCCATTCAGTTTTCTATCATCTCCACATTTTCAGTTTCATATAAGGTAAATGTTTGtgtatataaaacaaaaaaaaaaaacaaaaaaaaaagaaactttctcgggaaacaaactgaaaattatatacaaaaatacataaacatTTACCTTGTAGAAAATCAAGCCACCTGATTTGTTGATGATGTAGAGGCTGTAAATTGCTGCCATTTCAAAGGGCAATTTGGgaatatgataaaattttgagaaagataAATCAAGAAGACCGACGATGAAGCAGATAAATGGATTAACTTTGCAGGGTTAGATCCGAATGCTGTCGACTCAGGAATTGAATAGAGAAAAGTATGCACTGTAT
This genomic stretch from Castanea sativa cultivar Marrone di Chiusa Pesio chromosome 1, ASM4071231v1 harbors:
- the LOC142623297 gene encoding uncharacterized protein LOC142623297 isoform X1, encoding MAAIYSLYIINKSGGLIFYKDYGSAGRMDTNDSLRVASLWHSMHAISQQLSPVAGCSGIELLEADTFDLHCFQSLTGTKFFVVCEPGTQQMEALLKVIYELYTDYVLKNPFYEIEMPIRCELFDFNLSQTVQKDCVALLGR